A genomic region of Fodinisporobacter ferrooxydans contains the following coding sequences:
- a CDS encoding sugar ABC transporter ATP-binding protein — MADISPEKKEAIDILEVKNISKVFPGVKALDQVSLSLKKGEVLALLGENGAGKSTLMKVLAGVYIPDSGEMIYQGKPITWKNPMDAKKQGIVLIHQEISLVSELTVAENIFLGSFPNKKLGRIDFHKLYSDARAILDQLNCDFSETTLVGELSIAKQQMVEIARALAFQPNVVIFDEPTASLTDAEKDVLFENIRRLKQKGVGMIYISHKMNEIFEISDRITVLRDGKVTGTKKTADTNEAEVTQLMIGRTLEEYYSEKSIHQFGKEILRVENLTVKRLFANISFSVRQGEVLGLYGLVGAGRSEVAETIFGIRKKDSGKIFIEEVERNIPDSNVAVNLGIALVPENRKLQGLVLGMGGKDNMTLAHLKSLKRFGFIQTKKELDIFADFKQKFSISITGPRQPVVNLSGGNQQKVVIAKWLSIHPKLLILDEPTRGIDVGSKSEIHKLIRRLAEEGYAVLVISSEMPEIMGVSDRIITMYQGKQTGEFTGMEVTEDSLIQAITKVSA, encoded by the coding sequence ATGGCAGACATTTCTCCTGAAAAAAAAGAAGCAATTGATATATTGGAAGTAAAAAATATCTCTAAGGTATTTCCTGGTGTCAAGGCCTTAGATCAAGTTAGTTTGTCGCTTAAAAAAGGAGAAGTCCTTGCGTTGTTAGGGGAGAACGGTGCAGGTAAATCAACTTTAATGAAAGTTTTGGCGGGGGTTTATATACCTGATAGTGGTGAGATGATCTATCAGGGAAAACCAATAACTTGGAAAAACCCCATGGATGCAAAAAAACAGGGCATTGTTCTGATACACCAGGAAATTTCTCTGGTTTCCGAGTTGACTGTTGCCGAAAATATTTTCCTGGGGAGTTTTCCCAATAAAAAATTGGGTCGAATCGATTTTCATAAACTTTATTCCGATGCACGTGCCATTTTAGATCAACTGAACTGTGACTTTTCCGAAACAACGTTGGTGGGTGAATTATCCATTGCTAAGCAACAAATGGTGGAAATAGCACGAGCATTGGCTTTTCAACCGAACGTGGTTATCTTTGATGAACCGACAGCTTCTTTGACTGATGCGGAAAAGGATGTCTTATTTGAAAATATTCGGCGATTAAAACAAAAAGGCGTTGGTATGATTTACATTTCACATAAAATGAATGAAATCTTTGAAATTTCTGATCGAATCACCGTTTTACGAGATGGAAAGGTGACAGGAACGAAGAAAACGGCAGATACAAATGAAGCGGAAGTAACACAGCTCATGATAGGACGTACTTTAGAAGAGTATTATTCCGAAAAGAGTATACATCAATTTGGTAAAGAAATCTTGCGTGTCGAAAATTTGACAGTAAAACGGCTATTTGCAAATATTAGTTTTTCAGTTCGCCAAGGAGAAGTACTTGGGTTGTACGGATTGGTCGGTGCCGGACGATCGGAAGTTGCTGAAACGATTTTTGGAATCCGAAAAAAGGACAGCGGGAAAATTTTTATAGAAGAGGTAGAAAGAAATATACCAGATTCCAATGTCGCCGTCAATCTGGGGATCGCTCTGGTTCCGGAAAATCGTAAATTACAAGGGCTTGTGTTAGGGATGGGCGGGAAAGACAATATGACGTTAGCTCATTTAAAATCCTTGAAACGATTTGGGTTTATTCAAACTAAAAAAGAACTAGATATTTTTGCGGATTTTAAGCAAAAATTTTCAATTAGCATTACGGGTCCTCGTCAACCTGTTGTGAATTTAAGCGGAGGAAATCAACAAAAAGTAGTCATTGCAAAGTGGTTAAGCATCCACCCCAAATTGCTGATATTGGATGAACCAACTCGGGGAATTGATGTAGGTTCCAAATCAGAAATTCATAAATTGATTCGTCGGTTGGCTGAGGAAGGATATGCTGTCTTGGTGATTTCCTCTGAAATGCCGGAAATTATGGGTGTGAGTGATCGCATTATTACTATGTATCAAGGAAAACAGACTGGGGAATTCACGGGTATGGAAGTGACCGAGGACAGTCTGATCCAGGCCATAACCAAGGTAAGTGCATAA
- a CDS encoding sugar ABC transporter substrate-binding protein — protein sequence MKRMKKSFYVSSVALLSAMVVLSGCGSQNSQSASSPPAKTKDIHNIVIGITESNVGADSYETTYDQSFRDYAKKLGVKTVMLDAGGDPAKQMNQIEDLIQQKVSVIIVWPTNGKTIIPAVKKAYNAGIPVIMTNSPIDPSGNKYIKGFSGPDNVAEGREAGEELAEALNGKGNIVEILGTPGYTTSIQRAQGFNEAIKKYPNIKVLDSQPANGDRAKAQQVMEDFLTKYKDINGVYALDDNVGVGALNAIKAAGRLKDIKITGSGNFAVGYDAIAKGEYYGSVYQSPVSDAENALKMGIDVAEGKKVPFNDYFKTPKITHSNYKQFTKPVF from the coding sequence ATGAAAAGAATGAAAAAGTCATTTTATGTATCGAGTGTGGCTTTGTTGTCAGCTATGGTTGTTTTATCCGGTTGTGGGTCACAAAACAGCCAATCGGCAAGTTCTCCCCCGGCTAAAACAAAAGATATTCATAATATAGTGATTGGAATTACAGAAAGCAATGTAGGTGCCGATAGCTATGAGACAACTTACGATCAATCATTCAGAGATTACGCTAAGAAACTTGGTGTCAAAACTGTTATGTTGGATGCCGGAGGCGATCCTGCAAAACAGATGAACCAAATAGAAGACTTAATTCAACAAAAAGTAAGCGTTATTATTGTATGGCCAACGAATGGAAAAACAATTATTCCGGCAGTTAAAAAGGCTTATAATGCAGGCATTCCCGTAATCATGACCAACTCCCCAATCGATCCGTCTGGCAACAAATACATTAAGGGATTCTCTGGACCTGACAATGTAGCAGAAGGGAGAGAAGCTGGCGAGGAATTAGCTGAAGCATTAAATGGAAAAGGTAATATTGTAGAAATTTTGGGTACACCGGGATATACCACGTCAATTCAGAGGGCTCAAGGTTTTAATGAGGCCATTAAAAAATATCCAAATATTAAAGTTCTCGATAGCCAGCCGGCAAATGGTGATCGGGCCAAAGCGCAGCAAGTTATGGAAGATTTTTTAACTAAATATAAAGACATCAACGGTGTATATGCTTTAGATGACAATGTTGGTGTGGGTGCCTTAAATGCGATTAAAGCAGCTGGTCGATTAAAAGACATTAAAATTACAGGGTCAGGAAACTTTGCTGTCGGTTATGATGCAATCGCAAAAGGGGAGTACTACGGTTCTGTGTATCAATCTCCTGTTTCCGATGCAGAAAATGCATTGAAGATGGGAATTGATGTTGCGGAAGGCAAAAAAGTACCATTTAATGATTATTTTAAAACGCCGAAAATTACGCATTCTAACTATAAACAATTTACAAAACCGGTCTTTTAA
- a CDS encoding ABC transporter permease, producing the protein MMGQFINESTMDKSTSVGQKKAGIQSLRMIGKFIRNQPIWLVVILCLIIFGLSSPYFFTVSNLSDVLLQSSIIGFIAIAMTFIILNANIDLTVGSLLALSANIVVGFESHGMVLAVLASLLAGVVIGAINGFFVTRAGINSFIVTLGAMLGVRGLVFVLTKQQSFVAENPALSNFGALQLGPISIIVIFFLVFVVIGQWVLKKTSHGRNAIAIGGNYDAALNAGVRVKLHIFINFIVSGIMASVAGIMMASEMGAATPTLGTDYELWSITAVVLGGTKLQGGFGSVIRTLGGVLVIGILRNGMDLLHVQSYYVLVLMGVILIAVIFIDKQVSRAK; encoded by the coding sequence ATGATGGGACAATTCATCAATGAAAGTACAATGGACAAATCCACTAGTGTTGGACAAAAGAAGGCCGGGATACAATCTCTCAGAATGATTGGGAAATTTATCAGGAACCAACCAATATGGTTGGTAGTCATACTTTGTCTTATCATTTTTGGTTTATCAAGTCCGTACTTTTTTACAGTATCCAATCTGTCGGATGTATTATTGCAATCTTCTATCATTGGATTTATAGCAATTGCGATGACCTTTATTATTTTAAACGCAAATATTGACCTGACTGTCGGTTCGTTATTGGCACTTTCAGCCAATATCGTTGTCGGATTTGAATCACATGGTATGGTGTTGGCTGTATTGGCAAGCCTTCTTGCAGGTGTGGTTATTGGGGCTATTAACGGATTTTTTGTTACTCGAGCCGGGATTAATTCGTTTATCGTCACATTAGGTGCCATGCTAGGGGTACGGGGCTTGGTTTTTGTCTTAACAAAACAGCAATCCTTTGTAGCTGAAAATCCTGCTTTAAGTAACTTTGGTGCTTTACAACTTGGTCCAATCTCGATTATCGTTATATTCTTTTTAGTATTTGTCGTAATTGGCCAATGGGTTTTGAAAAAAACATCGCATGGACGGAATGCAATTGCGATTGGAGGAAATTATGATGCAGCATTAAATGCGGGAGTCCGAGTCAAACTTCACATATTTATTAATTTCATTGTAAGCGGAATCATGGCATCGGTTGCCGGTATCATGATGGCTTCAGAAATGGGAGCCGCCACTCCAACGCTTGGCACTGATTATGAATTGTGGTCGATAACAGCAGTGGTTCTTGGAGGAACGAAACTACAAGGCGGCTTTGGCAGTGTAATCCGAACATTGGGCGGAGTATTGGTTATTGGAATTTTACGAAACGGTATGGACTTGCTTCACGTGCAGTCATATTACGTGCTCGTATTAATGGGAGTCATTTTGATTGCAGTTATATTTATCGATAAGCAAGTAAGTAGGGCTAAGTAA